The segment GGCCCACATACTTGTACCATCCGAAGGAGCTCAGCACCTCTATGGCCACTCTGGCCCTGCAGGCGGAGGGCAGAACGCTCTCCCGATAGGCTTCGTTCTGAGCGTCAAAGCGCTCGAAGCTGGGCATGGACACCACTCTGGCCGCCACATTCTGACCCTCCAGAATCTTTTGCGCCTCCATGGCCAGCGCCACTTCCGAACCGGTAGCCATCAGGATCACGTCGGGCACAGCCTTTTGGCAGTCGCTGAGGATGTATCCGCCCTTGGCGGCATCGGCGCCGGAACGCTCATAGCAGGGCAGTCCCTGACGGCTCAAAACCAAAGCGGTGGGTCCTTGAGAACTCAAAGCACACTGCCACGCAGCGGCAGTCTCCTTGCCGTCGGCGGGACGGAACACGGTCAGATTGGGAATGCTGCGAAGGGCCGCCAGCTGCTCAATGGGCTCATGGGTGGGCCCATCCTCGCCCACACCCAGGGAATCGTGAGTGAGCACATACACCACCGGCAAATTCATGAGAGCGGACATGCGCATGGCATGCTTCATGTAATCACTGAACACAAAGAAGGTCGCGCAGAACACCCTTAGTCCGCCGTGAAGCGCCATACCGTTGGCGATGGCCGCCATGGCGTGTTCGCGAACGCCAAAATGCATGTTGCGTCCCGCGGGATTCGCTTTGGAGAAGTCTCCGCAGTCCGGCAGGCTGGTCAGGTTGGAAGGTCCAAGATCGGCGCTTCCGCCCATAAGATTCGGGATCGCCTTGGAAAGCTCCGCAATCACCATGCCGCTGGCCTGACGCGTGGCCATCGGTTTATTCATGTCCAGCTTGGCGATGCAGGAGGCATCCACCTTGCCGGACATGAAGTCCTGATACTGCTGGAATTCTTCGGGATAAATCTTCTGATAGGCCGCCGCCAGCTCATCCCAGGCATCCTGCTTGTTTTGGCCTGCCGCCACCGCCTGGCGGGTGAAGTCGTAGACCTCGCCGGGCACTTCAAACCATTCCTTACAGGGCCAGTTCAGCTTTTCCATCAGACCCTTCACGCTGTCCTCACCCAGGGGCGCGCCGTGGGAAGCAGCGCTGCCTTCCTTGGAGGAACCGTATCCGATCTTGGTGTGCACCTCGATCAGCGTGGGATGCCCGGCGTCGGCTTTCGCCGCTTCAATGGCCTTCTCGATGGCATCCACATCGTTGCCGTCGGCCACATCCAGCACCTGCCAGTTGTAAGCGCGGAAGCGGTCAGCGACACTCTCGGTGAAGGCAATCTCCGTGCTGCCCTCAATGCTGATGGCGTTGGAATCATACAGAACGATGAGTTTGCCAAGGCCCCAGGTTCCGGCCAAGGAGGCCGCTTCACCGGAGATACCCTCCATCATGCACCCATCGCCCGCAATGACGTAGGTGTAGTGATCCACCAGCGGCATATCCGGCTTATTGAAGCGGGCGGCCAAATGGCGCTCCGCCAGCGCCATACCCACCGCATTGGCGATGCCCTGACCCAGAGGGCCGGTGGAAACCTCCACGCCGGGAGTATGCTGGATTTCCGGATGGCCGGGCGTTTTGGAACCCAACTGGCGGAAGTCCTTGATGTCCTCCATATCAAGATCATATCCAAAAAGATGGAGTGCGCTGTACAGCAGCATGGAACCGTGTCCCGCGGAGAGTACAAAACGGTCCCGATTATGCCAGTAGGGATTCCGGGGATTATAGTTCATCGTTTTGCCATACAGGGCGTAAGCCATGGGCGCCGCGCCCAAAGGCATACCGGGATGGCCGGAATTTGCTTTTTGCACGGCCTGGGCGGACAGAACCCGGATGGCGTTCACG is part of the Gehongia tenuis genome and harbors:
- the tkt gene encoding transketolase — encoded protein: MKPIEELTVNAIRVLSAQAVQKANSGHPGMPLGAAPMAYALYGKTMNYNPRNPYWHNRDRFVLSAGHGSMLLYSALHLFGYDLDMEDIKDFRQLGSKTPGHPEIQHTPGVEVSTGPLGQGIANAVGMALAERHLAARFNKPDMPLVDHYTYVIAGDGCMMEGISGEAASLAGTWGLGKLIVLYDSNAISIEGSTEIAFTESVADRFRAYNWQVLDVADGNDVDAIEKAIEAAKADAGHPTLIEVHTKIGYGSSKEGSAASHGAPLGEDSVKGLMEKLNWPCKEWFEVPGEVYDFTRQAVAAGQNKQDAWDELAAAYQKIYPEEFQQYQDFMSGKVDASCIAKLDMNKPMATRQASGMVIAELSKAIPNLMGGSADLGPSNLTSLPDCGDFSKANPAGRNMHFGVREHAMAAIANGMALHGGLRVFCATFFVFSDYMKHAMRMSALMNLPVVYVLTHDSLGVGEDGPTHEPIEQLAALRSIPNLTVFRPADGKETAAAWQCALSSQGPTALVLSRQGLPCYERSGADAAKGGYILSDCQKAVPDVILMATGSEVALAMEAQKILEGQNVAARVVSMPSFERFDAQNEAYRESVLPSACRARVAIEVLSSFGWYKYVGLDGAVIAMDRFGASGPANDLFKYFGFTAEHVVEETFKVLDRNI